One region of Faecalibacter bovis genomic DNA includes:
- a CDS encoding acyltransferase has protein sequence MIYEFKGYKPVVHPTAFIHPQAVVTGNVIIGKDVYIGPGCALRGDWGQIIIEDNCNVQENCTIHMFPGTTVRLKEKAHIGHGAIIHGATIGRNCMVGMNAVVMDNVIIEDECIIGALAFVKADTHIPTRSVVVGNPAKIVKQVSDQMIEWKDQGTQQYMQLPSDCHESLKPCEPLTEVPDYYYESMASNYKTWNETK, from the coding sequence ATGATTTACGAATTCAAAGGATATAAACCCGTTGTTCATCCAACAGCATTTATTCATCCACAAGCAGTGGTAACAGGAAATGTGATTATCGGGAAAGATGTATATATCGGTCCAGGATGTGCTTTACGTGGCGATTGGGGACAAATTATTATCGAAGATAATTGTAATGTACAAGAAAATTGTACAATTCATATGTTTCCAGGAACGACTGTTCGATTAAAAGAAAAGGCACATATTGGTCATGGAGCAATTATTCATGGTGCTACAATCGGACGTAATTGTATGGTTGGAATGAATGCAGTCGTAATGGATAATGTAATCATCGAAGATGAATGTATTATCGGTGCTTTAGCTTTTGTAAAAGCTGATACCCATATTCCAACAAGAAGCGTTGTAGTGGGCAATCCTGCGAAAATCGTAAAACAAGTTTCTGATCAAATGATCGAATGGAAAGATCAAGGAACTCAACAATACATGCAATTACCAAGTGATTGTCATGAAAGTTTAAAACCTTGTGAACCATTAACTGAAGTTCCAGATTACTATTACGAGTCGATGGCGAGTAATTATAAAACTTGGAATGAAACGAAATAA
- the pcaF gene encoding 3-oxoadipyl-CoA thiolase produces MNQTYIIDGVRTPIGKLKGGLAAVRPDDMGAMVIAELLKRNPSIDPAAFYDVIFGNANQAGEDNRNIARMSALLSGLPYTVPGETVNRLCASGLSAAIAASRAIQVGDAQLMISGGAESMTRAPLVVSKSASPFGGDAQIYDSTFGWRFINPKMKEMWGVDGMGYTAENLAERDNISREDQDLFAVWSQQKTAAAQANGRLAKEIVPVVIPQRKGDPIIFDTDEFPKNNTTMEILSKLRPAFKADGTVTAGNASGLNDGAAANILASEQAIKDFGLTPMARIVSSGVAGVEPRIMGIGPVNASKIALEKAGLTMNDIDVIELNEAFAAQSLACTRALGLADNDSRINPNGGAIALGHPLGMSGARILNSAAYELQATGKRYALVTMCIGLGQGYAVIIERA; encoded by the coding sequence ATGAACCAAACATATATAATTGACGGAGTAAGAACTCCAATTGGTAAATTAAAAGGTGGATTAGCTGCTGTACGTCCAGACGATATGGGAGCAATGGTAATCGCTGAATTATTAAAAAGAAATCCATCAATTGATCCTGCTGCTTTTTACGATGTAATTTTCGGAAATGCGAATCAAGCAGGGGAAGACAATAGAAATATTGCTCGTATGTCGGCTTTATTATCAGGATTACCTTACACGGTTCCTGGTGAAACAGTAAACCGCTTATGTGCTTCAGGTTTATCAGCTGCAATTGCTGCATCAAGAGCAATTCAAGTTGGAGATGCACAATTAATGATTTCAGGTGGAGCTGAATCGATGACTCGCGCCCCTTTAGTTGTTTCTAAATCAGCTTCTCCATTTGGTGGTGATGCTCAGATTTATGATTCTACTTTCGGATGGCGTTTCATTAACCCTAAAATGAAAGAAATGTGGGGTGTTGATGGTATGGGGTATACAGCCGAAAATTTAGCTGAACGTGATAATATTTCTCGTGAAGATCAAGATTTATTTGCTGTTTGGTCTCAACAAAAAACTGCTGCTGCTCAAGCAAATGGTCGTTTAGCAAAAGAAATTGTTCCTGTTGTTATTCCTCAACGTAAAGGTGATCCAATCATTTTTGATACAGATGAATTCCCTAAGAACAATACTACAATGGAGATTTTATCAAAGTTACGTCCAGCGTTCAAAGCGGATGGTACAGTAACTGCTGGTAATGCTTCTGGTTTAAATGACGGTGCTGCTGCGAACATTTTAGCTTCAGAGCAAGCGATCAAAGATTTCGGATTAACGCCAATGGCAAGAATCGTTTCTTCTGGTGTTGCTGGAGTTGAACCTCGTATCATGGGAATCGGACCAGTTAATGCATCTAAAATTGCATTAGAAAAAGCTGGTTTAACTATGAATGATATTGATGTTATCGAATTAAATGAAGCTTTCGCTGCACAATCATTAGCGTGTACTCGTGCCTTAGGTTTAGCAGATAATGATTCTCGTATCAATCCAAACGGTGGTGCAATCGCTTTAGGTCATCCACTTGGAATGTCAGGAGCGCGTATCTTAAACTCTGCTGCTTACGAATTACAAGCTACAGGTAAACGTTATGCATTAGTTACAATGTGTATCGGATTAGGACAAGGATATGCTGTAATTATTGAAAGAGCGTAA
- the paaI gene encoding hydroxyphenylacetyl-CoA thioesterase PaaI translates to MEAQRLLSAMTEHDNFSKWLGLEVLEVKEGYSKLQATIRPEMMNGFGIVHGGVTFSMADSAFAFSCNMYNNISVALDVHISFTKPGKLGDVLTIESKEISTTRKTGIYDITITNQNNELIALFKGTCFRTGKPLIEE, encoded by the coding sequence ATGGAAGCTCAAAGATTATTATCTGCAATGACTGAACACGATAATTTTAGTAAATGGTTAGGTTTAGAAGTTTTAGAAGTTAAAGAAGGGTACTCAAAATTACAAGCAACAATTCGTCCAGAAATGATGAATGGATTTGGAATTGTTCACGGTGGAGTTACTTTTTCAATGGCTGATTCAGCTTTTGCTTTTTCATGTAATATGTATAATAATATTTCTGTGGCTTTAGATGTTCATATTTCATTTACAAAACCTGGTAAATTAGGTGATGTACTTACAATTGAATCTAAAGAAATTTCTACAACAAGAAAAACAGGAATTTACGATATCACTATAACAAATCAAAACAACGAGTTAATTGCTTTATTTAAAGGAACTTGCTTTAGAACAGGTAAACCTTTAATTGAAGAATAA
- a CDS encoding 3-hydroxyacyl-CoA dehydrogenase NAD-binding domain-containing protein: MKKIGIIGGGAMGSGIAQVFAQSGHEVVLYDTNQDALDRSKQNLAKTFEKLVAKEKYTSDQAQEIQNNIEYAADLNAFATCDLIIEAIIENLDIKKSVFKNVEEIVSENCILASNTSSLSIASIASACAKPERVIGIHFFNPAPLMALVEIIPAVQTHEGLAEEIKALIQSVNKLPVITKDTPGFIVNRVARPFYSEAIRLLEEGVADAETIDYAMTSVGGFRMGPFELMDFIGHDVNYRVTESVFESFFYDPRFKPSFSQKRLFEAGFYGRKSGRGFYNYAEGATRNEPSQDQALLEKIYKRILVMLINEAADALFLNIATKEDLDTAMTKGVNYPKGLLKWADEYGIENVQNDLDELYNYYHEDRYRLSPIIRNMVKANQTFY, encoded by the coding sequence ATGAAAAAAATAGGTATTATTGGTGGTGGAGCTATGGGATCTGGAATTGCACAAGTATTTGCGCAATCTGGACATGAAGTAGTTTTATATGACACAAACCAAGACGCGTTAGATCGTTCAAAACAAAATTTAGCAAAGACTTTTGAAAAGTTAGTTGCGAAAGAAAAATATACTTCTGATCAAGCACAAGAAATTCAAAATAATATTGAATATGCAGCAGATTTAAATGCATTTGCAACTTGTGATTTAATCATCGAAGCAATTATCGAGAATCTTGATATCAAAAAATCAGTTTTTAAAAACGTGGAAGAAATCGTTTCTGAAAACTGTATTTTAGCTTCAAATACTTCCTCTTTATCGATTGCATCAATCGCTTCAGCGTGTGCAAAACCAGAACGTGTAATTGGAATTCACTTTTTCAACCCAGCGCCATTAATGGCTTTAGTTGAAATTATTCCAGCAGTACAAACGCATGAAGGATTAGCTGAAGAAATTAAAGCTTTAATTCAATCGGTTAATAAATTACCGGTAATTACAAAAGATACACCTGGTTTCATTGTAAATCGTGTTGCTCGTCCATTTTACAGCGAAGCTATTCGTTTGTTAGAAGAAGGCGTTGCTGATGCAGAAACAATCGATTATGCAATGACTTCTGTGGGTGGTTTCCGTATGGGACCATTCGAATTAATGGATTTCATTGGCCACGATGTCAATTATCGTGTGACTGAATCTGTATTCGAATCATTCTTTTATGATCCTCGTTTCAAACCTTCATTTTCTCAAAAACGTTTATTCGAAGCTGGTTTTTACGGTCGTAAATCTGGACGTGGATTCTATAACTACGCGGAAGGAGCAACGAGAAATGAACCATCGCAAGATCAGGCTTTATTAGAAAAAATCTACAAACGTATTTTAGTGATGTTAATTAATGAAGCAGCTGATGCATTATTCTTAAACATTGCGACGAAAGAAGATTTAGATACAGCAATGACGAAAGGAGTAAATTATCCAAAAGGATTATTGAAATGGGCGGATGAATACGGGATTGAAAATGTGCAAAATGATTTAGACGAATTGTACAACTATTACCACGAAGATCGTTATAGATTGAGCCCAATTATACGTAATATGGTGAAAGCCAATCAAACTTTTTACTAA
- a CDS encoding enoyl-CoA hydratase-related protein, translated as MENSTSILYTQEGGIATITLNRPSVFNSFNHEMIHSLQHHLDVAAQDSSVRAVVLTATVKAFCAGQDLGEVLEEKDIDFNKIVTENYNPLVLKIRNMDKPVIAAVNGVAAGAGANLALACDIVVAKESANFIQAFSKIGLIPDCGGTYFLPRLIGMQRASAMMMLADKVSAAQAKEIGMIYEFYSDDTFEEEVSKLASKLANLPTKGLAYTKKLLNQTFQNTMEEQLAQEGIFQDKSGKTSDYQEGVDAFLEKRNPIFKGE; from the coding sequence ATGGAAAATTCAACATCAATCCTATATACACAAGAAGGAGGAATTGCTACGATTACGTTGAATCGTCCTTCGGTCTTTAACAGTTTTAACCACGAAATGATTCATTCACTTCAACATCATTTGGATGTTGCAGCTCAAGATTCTTCTGTTCGTGCAGTCGTTTTAACGGCTACAGTAAAGGCATTTTGCGCTGGACAAGATTTGGGTGAAGTGTTAGAGGAAAAAGACATCGATTTCAATAAAATTGTAACAGAAAATTATAATCCATTAGTTCTTAAAATTAGAAATATGGATAAACCAGTTATTGCCGCTGTTAATGGTGTTGCTGCTGGAGCAGGTGCAAACTTAGCTTTAGCTTGTGATATTGTAGTTGCAAAAGAATCAGCAAATTTTATTCAGGCTTTTTCTAAAATTGGTTTAATCCCAGATTGTGGAGGAACTTATTTCTTACCTCGATTAATTGGAATGCAACGTGCATCAGCCATGATGATGTTAGCAGATAAAGTTTCTGCTGCTCAAGCCAAAGAAATCGGAATGATTTACGAATTCTATTCGGATGATACATTCGAAGAAGAAGTTTCAAAATTAGCTTCAAAATTAGCAAATCTACCTACGAAAGGCTTAGCTTATACCAAGAAGTTATTGAATCAAACATTCCAAAATACAATGGAAGAGCAATTAGCACAAGAAGGAATTTTTCAAGACAAATCAGGAAAAACTTCAGATTACCAAGAAGGAGTAGATGCGTTCTTAGAAAAAAGAAATCCAATTTTTAAAGGAGAATAA